In Anaerolineales bacterium, one DNA window encodes the following:
- a CDS encoding Crp/Fnr family transcriptional regulator — protein MQTDILLNRLKDFEFLHGLDRETLATLSKSAVWKVFSPNAVVFWEGDTEANLYYLQYGSLKVLKTSLDGREQVLRFLDTGEIFNEVGVLAKRPNPATAVALEESGIWLIPRHALEEVVLKYPQTALQIIGNMADKIIELVTLAADLSLKTVEARFAKLLLDSAEGDVIERRRWTNQTEMASHLGTVPDVLSRVVRELTKAGLVEMDKQHIRILDRAGLAERAMLRGE, from the coding sequence ATGCAAACTGACATTCTCCTCAATCGATTAAAAGACTTCGAATTCCTGCACGGACTGGATCGCGAAACCCTCGCGACTCTGTCAAAATCCGCTGTGTGGAAGGTGTTTTCACCCAATGCTGTAGTGTTTTGGGAGGGGGATACGGAAGCCAACTTATATTACCTGCAGTACGGTTCATTGAAAGTATTGAAAACTTCACTGGATGGACGTGAGCAGGTTTTGCGTTTTTTGGATACGGGTGAGATTTTCAACGAGGTCGGTGTGCTGGCAAAACGACCCAATCCCGCGACGGCAGTGGCATTGGAAGAGTCTGGAATCTGGCTTATCCCACGCCATGCATTGGAAGAGGTCGTGCTTAAATATCCGCAGACAGCATTGCAGATCATTGGCAACATGGCAGATAAGATCATCGAACTGGTCACACTCGCGGCGGACTTGTCGTTGAAAACCGTGGAAGCGCGCTTTGCCAAACTTCTGCTGGATTCAGCCGAAGGGGATGTGATCGAACGCCGCCGCTGGACAAATCAAACGGAAATGGCGTCGCACCTTGGCACGGTCCCCGATGTGTTAAGCCGAGTCGTCCGCGAGTTGACAAAGGCAGGGTTGGTCGAAATGGACAAACAACACATCCGAATTCTAGATCGCGCTGGGTTGGCAGAGCGGGCAATGCTGAGGGGAGAATAA
- a CDS encoding cytochrome D1 domain-containing protein → MKSELKYALVFLGLILVVWACAPAEELEPFEPVELKPQAVADAFAKGGCGACHAIPGIPGAVGVIGPDLSTMSETAAVHLAAENYTGKAGTTFEYIVEAVLQPDAFVTNNCPTGICQSGLMPANLKDVLNGEEISMIVGYLASLPGGETLMTDAEVMVSTADVDLSDEDFAWAKQTFFDRCAGCHGTMRKGATGPSLTPDLTLPKGTTALASIIYNGTLKGMPDWGRQGFFTQEQTEIMAKYLQNEPPTPPEMSLEQMKATWQVFVAPEDRPTEPQTMRNWENYFSVTLRDAGQVAIIDGDTYEIVAKVDTGYAVHISRMSATGRYVYVIGRDGKLALVDLWMETPEKVAEVQTCYDARSVEVSKYNGELGDFTDKYAIVGCYWPSHFTIMDGETLEPFKVVSVRGYTVDTNTYVGDPRVAAIVASEYKPEWIVNVKETGQVWLVNYQDPMNPIIKMVGSALYLHDGGWESTKRYFMVAANQSNKIVVVDALEGDLEAMVDTPEIPHPGRGANWIDPEFGPVWSTSHLGSASFIAIGTDPDGHPDSAWKVVRNLELPGAGSLFIKTHPNSKWIWVDLVLNSDEVLQRTICVVAKEDPTKTYKCWEAADYGRAVHFEYNQDGTEVWVSIWGSADQPGKTGEIVIYNDETLEEIARIKDLITPTGKFNVYNTVHEVY, encoded by the coding sequence ATGAAATCCGAACTAAAGTATGCCCTAGTTTTTCTAGGGTTGATCTTGGTTGTATGGGCATGTGCCCCCGCCGAAGAATTGGAACCTTTTGAACCTGTGGAATTAAAACCACAGGCAGTGGCGGATGCGTTTGCAAAAGGCGGATGCGGCGCCTGTCATGCCATCCCTGGCATCCCCGGCGCGGTTGGCGTGATCGGTCCTGATCTGTCAACCATGTCAGAAACCGCCGCAGTACATCTCGCTGCTGAAAACTACACTGGCAAGGCAGGCACCACATTTGAGTATATTGTCGAGGCGGTTCTGCAGCCAGACGCCTTCGTGACGAATAACTGCCCAACAGGAATCTGTCAATCCGGCCTGATGCCCGCCAATCTGAAAGATGTTTTGAACGGAGAAGAAATTAGCATGATCGTTGGATATCTCGCCTCCCTGCCCGGCGGCGAAACCTTGATGACAGATGCAGAGGTAATGGTTAGCACTGCTGATGTTGATCTCAGTGACGAGGATTTTGCATGGGCAAAACAGACTTTTTTTGATCGCTGTGCCGGCTGTCATGGAACGATGCGTAAAGGCGCCACGGGCCCTTCTCTGACCCCTGACCTGACTCTGCCAAAAGGAACCACTGCCCTCGCCTCGATCATTTACAACGGCACCCTTAAAGGCATGCCCGATTGGGGCAGGCAGGGTTTCTTTACGCAGGAACAAACCGAGATCATGGCAAAGTACCTGCAGAATGAGCCGCCCACTCCCCCTGAAATGTCTCTTGAGCAGATGAAAGCCACATGGCAGGTGTTCGTTGCCCCGGAAGACCGCCCCACCGAACCACAAACCATGCGCAACTGGGAAAATTACTTCTCTGTCACTCTGCGTGATGCGGGGCAGGTTGCCATCATTGACGGCGATACCTATGAAATCGTGGCCAAAGTCGATACTGGCTATGCTGTTCACATTTCACGCATGTCTGCAACAGGGCGTTATGTCTACGTGATCGGGCGCGATGGCAAACTTGCTCTCGTCGACTTGTGGATGGAAACCCCCGAAAAAGTGGCTGAAGTGCAAACCTGCTACGATGCCCGCTCGGTGGAAGTCAGCAAATATAACGGCGAACTGGGAGACTTTACCGATAAATATGCGATTGTCGGCTGTTACTGGCCATCCCACTTCACCATCATGGATGGGGAAACCCTCGAACCGTTCAAGGTGGTCAGTGTGCGCGGTTATACCGTGGATACCAACACCTATGTCGGCGACCCGCGCGTGGCGGCGATTGTTGCCTCTGAATACAAACCCGAGTGGATCGTCAACGTCAAGGAAACCGGGCAGGTCTGGCTGGTCAACTACCAGGATCCGATGAATCCCATAATCAAAATGGTTGGCTCCGCACTCTACCTGCATGATGGCGGATGGGAATCCACAAAACGGTATTTCATGGTTGCGGCGAATCAATCCAACAAAATTGTTGTAGTTGACGCGCTCGAAGGCGATCTTGAAGCAATGGTGGATACGCCTGAAATTCCTCATCCCGGACGCGGTGCAAACTGGATCGATCCTGAATTCGGTCCCGTTTGGAGCACATCCCACCTTGGTTCCGCCTCCTTCATCGCCATTGGCACTGACCCTGATGGACATCCCGACAGCGCATGGAAGGTCGTCCGCAATCTCGAACTTCCCGGCGCAGGCAGTCTCTTCATCAAGACGCACCCGAACAGCAAATGGATCTGGGTGGATCTGGTCCTCAACTCCGATGAAGTTCTCCAGCGCACGATCTGTGTTGTTGCCAAGGAAGATCCGACCAAGACCTACAAATGTTGGGAAGCCGCCGACTATGGTCGCGCCGTCCATTTTGAGTACAACCAGGATGGCACCGAGGTCTGGGTCAGTATTTGGGGCAGCGCCGACCAACCTGGCAAAACCGGCGAGATCGTCATCTACAACGATGAGACCCTGGAGGAGATCGCCCGTATCAAGGACTTGATCACGCCCACAGGTAAATTCAACGTCTATAACACCGTTCATGAAGTGTACTAA
- a CDS encoding cupin domain-containing protein, whose product MPDIYFADTKSRAVFSAEGPKPQFLVDTPQFKALVVGLEAGGQIPLHLGEAAMYHFLEGEGLMTVDDESFAIKPGVTIIVPSGAKRGMNAKTRVVFLGSKGEK is encoded by the coding sequence ATGCCAGACATCTATTTCGCTGACACAAAATCAAGAGCCGTCTTTTCGGCAGAGGGTCCCAAGCCGCAATTTCTGGTCGACACACCACAGTTCAAGGCACTGGTCGTCGGCTTGGAAGCAGGCGGACAAATTCCCCTTCACCTTGGTGAGGCGGCAATGTATCACTTTCTCGAAGGGGAAGGCTTGATGACCGTCGATGACGAAAGTTTCGCCATCAAACCTGGTGTGACGATCATTGTGCCGAGCGGCGCGAAACGCGGCATGAACGCGAAAACGCGCGTTGTCTTTTTAGGATCCAAAGGAGAAAAATAA
- a CDS encoding DUF1858 domain-containing protein produces MKITKDTRVSAILEEYGDIADVMEVFGIKRVGRYSLRMLAAKAVTVEWAARIHRVPLNEFLDILDRAIGRKQDQKKAVT; encoded by the coding sequence ATGAAGATTACAAAGGACACGCGCGTGTCCGCCATCCTTGAAGAGTATGGCGACATTGCGGACGTGATGGAAGTTTTTGGAATCAAGCGCGTGGGACGATATTCCCTGCGCATGCTGGCGGCGAAGGCGGTCACGGTCGAATGGGCAGCACGAATTCATCGTGTACCCTTGAACGAATTTCTCGACATTCTTGATCGCGCCATCGGCAGGAAGCAGGATCAGAAAAAGGCAGTAACATGA
- the lysA gene encoding diaminopimelate decarboxylase, producing the protein MNRLDLFPVLTEIKNDILTIAGLDLVKLAGEYGTPLYVYDKATMDNAATGYKTALASHYPAPASVTYAGKAFLCTAIAQWTQTHDLHVDCTGEGEIAIAGAGGVPRENILVHGVNKSDKDLQSAFQHAGTLVVDNPTELKRLSELFTLHSSPFPDLWLRLLPGVAVSTHHAHTQTGHQESKFGMILQEILEAASFCREHNLPLKGIHFHQGSNFRDPEPLIPAIDMALDLAKEIGFNEEWHFCPGGGWGVAYHEGELPHPSIDSYVRGIAETVIEGCQSRGLDLPRLHLEPGRSLVARAGVAIYRVGVVKRRENKTWILIDGGMADNPRHAMYEARYSCLPVSGVSGERSESVSIAGPYCESGDVIIEDLPMPTIKDGDLIAIPMSGAYHLSMSSNYNGACKPAVLMLDDDRADLIQRRETVEELLRRDVDM; encoded by the coding sequence ATGAACAGGCTTGACCTCTTCCCCGTTTTAACGGAGATCAAAAATGACATCCTAACAATTGCAGGGCTTGATCTTGTAAAATTGGCCGGGGAATATGGCACGCCCTTATATGTCTATGACAAGGCGACAATGGATAATGCGGCAACAGGATATAAAACTGCGCTCGCTTCCCACTACCCCGCGCCTGCTTCTGTCACCTATGCAGGCAAGGCATTCCTCTGCACTGCCATCGCGCAATGGACACAGACACATGATCTGCATGTTGATTGCACCGGCGAAGGCGAGATTGCCATTGCCGGTGCCGGGGGTGTGCCGCGTGAAAATATTCTGGTTCATGGAGTAAATAAATCCGACAAAGACCTGCAATCCGCATTTCAACATGCGGGCACGCTCGTGGTCGATAATCCAACCGAACTCAAACGCCTGTCGGAACTATTCACTCTTCACTCATCCCCTTTCCCTGATCTTTGGCTGCGACTCCTGCCCGGGGTGGCAGTCTCTACGCACCACGCGCACACGCAGACCGGCCATCAGGAAAGCAAATTCGGCATGATACTACAAGAAATTCTTGAAGCGGCTAGTTTTTGCAGGGAACACAATTTGCCATTGAAAGGAATCCACTTCCATCAAGGCTCGAACTTCCGCGACCCGGAGCCGCTCATCCCTGCGATTGACATGGCGCTTGATCTCGCAAAGGAAATCGGATTCAATGAAGAGTGGCATTTCTGCCCCGGAGGCGGATGGGGGGTGGCGTATCACGAAGGTGAATTACCACATCCATCCATTGATAGTTATGTGCGCGGAATTGCAGAAACCGTTATCGAAGGCTGTCAATCACGCGGGCTTGACCTCCCCCGCCTGCATTTGGAGCCGGGACGCAGTCTCGTAGCGCGAGCGGGAGTGGCCATCTATCGCGTGGGAGTGGTCAAACGGCGTGAAAATAAAACTTGGATACTGATTGATGGCGGCATGGCGGATAATCCACGCCATGCCATGTACGAGGCGAGATACTCCTGTTTGCCGGTATCAGGCGTGAGTGGAGAAAGAAGCGAGAGCGTATCCATCGCGGGACCATATTGCGAGTCGGGCGATGTGATCATCGAAGACCTGCCCATGCCAACCATCAAAGATGGCGATTTGATCGCCATTCCAATGAGCGGGGCGTATCATTTGAGCATGTCATCCAATTACAACGGCGCATGCAAACCCGCGGTTTTGATGCTGGATGATGATCGGGCAGACCTAATCCAACGCAGGGAAACGGTGGAAGAGCTGTTAAGGCGGGATGTTGATATGTAA